AATAGGGTTTTGTCAGAAATACTGCCTTGCGTAAAGGAATCGTAACGTACCCGTAATCCTAAGGAATTTTGCCAACCGGTGGTACGGTTCCAATAGCGCAATGCGGCAAAGGTTGCTGACGTAGTATCGGTATCCAAACTGTTGTCATGCTCATTTTCTGCCCCCGCGGAAAATTCATAATAATAATTGAGCGGGTTTTTTAGCAATGGCATTTTATACGTCGCCTCAATGCTTTGTTTTGGCGAGGAAAGATATAAATGAGAACGGAAACTATGCCCGCGGCTATTGATCCAAGGTTTTGTCCAACCGAATTGAAAACGCGGTCCGACATCGGTGGAATAACCGATCCCCACGTCCATGGCATTTTTCTTGCGTGGATAAGTGATGACTTCAATATCGACGGTTTTTTGATCTTCGTGTAATGTTGGCTGCAATAATACGGAGCTGAACCAGCCGGAAGAACTGTAGCTATTGGTCAGTTTAGACAGCTCATTAATCAGATAATAATCGCCTTCTTTGATTTGCATAATATTTTGCAAATAATCTTCTCGGATTTGGCTATGGGCAAAGGTGATTTTGCCAAAACGGTAACGTTCTTTACTATCAAAGACAATGCGCCACCAAGCTTGATTGGTCGAAGGTAGCACTTCTAAGCGAGAAACGTTAAATTCCGCATCAAAATAGCCGCGTCCGGTCGCTAATTTTTGTAGGCTACTTTTGTAATCATCATAAACCGAGTGATACATCATATCGCCTTTTTTCGCGACTTTTCTATTTAACTCATCAAAAGCCTTATCGTCTTTGGCTTCCCCTAAAATCTGAATATCAGTGTCTTCAATTAACGCCGGTTTGCCCGCTTTGACATCGGCTACCAACAACGGTTTTTGATTTTTACGTGGTTGCAAGGTGAAATTAATTTCAGCGTTATAATAACCATAAACCCGCAAGCCTTTATTAATCGCGTCGCGTACCAATTGTTGATAGCGTTCGGAACCGTCGGCTTCTTCTTTATCGATCATTGAGGTATAAATATCGACGTTTTCAATGGCTTTTTCCCCGCGTACGCCGGTTACTTTGAGATCGACGGTATATTCCGCTTTCGCGGCGACGCTCATGCAGATAAGTCCCAAATAACAAAGTGGACGAAAAACATCACCCTTTCGGTTGGCAAATAATTTCATAAACTCCCCTGAATTAATCCGCTAAGTAGTTTACTTTCTAGGTGCTTGATTGGCAATGGAAAGAGCGGTCTGTTTTACGTTAATTTACACTAAATCGGCACAAATCCAGTTTCTATTCGCGAAAATTTCATTTTTACGCGAAAAAAAGTAAAAAGATGCTGATTTTGTGATCTCGCCACTATTTCCATTTTGATTTTTAGAGTACATTAAACGAAGTTTTCCTAAGAAATTTTCTTAATCATGAGTTTGCAGCAACGTTTACTTTTTCTTGAACAACGACATTTGATTGATACGGAGGTGCGCCATTGGGTGCTTTTGGTGCGTGCGCATTTTGTCAAAAAATGGCAGCTAAATGTACATACCAAACAAATGGGAATGTTATTCATTCATCTGGCGATGGCGCTAGGACGCATTCGGCGTGGCTATTGTGCCAATGCGTTGGATGATAGTATTTTTTGCGAAATGGAAAGTGCGGTGTTTTTTCCGCAAGTTTTAGCGCGCCATCAGGAAATATTGCAACTGTTACCTCTTGAGATTCCCTTCAGCGAGCAAACGCATTTGATCGCCAATTTATTTTCCTTAGCCCTTGAACAACCGCAGTTGTTAAAAACAGCATAAAAAATAACCGCACTTTTCGTTAATCCTATATTGGGATATAATGAGCGCAATTTTTTCTGCGATAAATTGATTAAGGAATTCTATATGCAAAATCCAAAAGACGATGTACTTTATGCGCCGATTGAATGGCATGATTGTAGCGAAGGCTACAGCGATATTTTGTACCATAAATCTGCCGACGGTATTGCGAAAATTACCATTAACCGTCCGCAAGTGCGCAATGCGTTTCGTCCGAAAACCGTACAAGAGATGATTCGTGCTTTTTCAGATGCTCGTTTTGATGAAAAAATCGGTGTGATCGTGTTAACCGGTCAAGGAGAGAAGGCATTTTGTTCCGGCGGTGACCAAAAAGTGCGTGGCGATTACGGTGGTTATAAAGATGAAAGTGGCGTGCATCATTTAAATGTTTTGGATTTCCAACGGGATATTCGTAGCTGCCCGAAACCGGTAGTGGCGATGGTGGCGGGATATGCGATCGGTGGCGGTCATGTATTGCATATGTTGTGTGATTTGACCATTGCGGCGGAAAATGCGATTTTTGGGCAAACTGGTCCGAAAGTGGGATCCTTTGATGGTGGCTGGGGCGCAAGCTATATGGCGCGCATTGTTGGTCAGAAAAAAGCGCGTGAAATTTGGTTCTTGTGTCGTCAATATGATGCCAAAGAAGCATTGGAAATGGGCTTGGTCAATACGGTAGTGCCTTATGCGGATTTGGAAAAGGAAACCGTGCGTTGGTGTCGCGAAATGTTGCGTAACAGCCCGATTGCATTGCGTTGCTTAAAAGCGGCATTAAATGCGGATTGCGATGGGCAAGCGGGGCTGCAAGAGCTTGCGGGCAATGCAACCATGTTGTTCTATATGACAGAAGAAGGGCAGGAAGGTCGCAATGCATTTAATGAAAAACGCGCGCCGGATTTCAGTAAATTTAAACGCAATCCTTAATCTAAAAAACGTTGAGTAGGGCGCCGGGACTGGCGTCCTTTAATTATTGTTCCTATCTTAGGTTATAAGAGAAAATCCAATGACAATACGTGAATATCATCTCTACCAATATAGCATCCCTGTCGATAGTCAATTAATCTTACGTAATCGTTTTTTGAAAAAACGTGAAGGGTTGTTGGTGCAAATTAAATGTGGCGAACATGAGGGTTGGGGTGAAATTGCACCGCTGCCGGAATTTAGCCAAGAAACCTTAAGCGAGGCCCGTGTGCAGGCGTTGGATTGGTTGGTTCGTTGGGATGAGGCGCGTTGTCATAACCAAAAACTGCCTTTAGAAAATTTATTTCCGTCGGTGGCGTTCGGGTTAAGTTGCGCTTTAGCTGAGTTGAAAGGCAAATTAAATGTACAAGGCAATTATCAAGTCGCGCCATTATGCTATGGTGATCCGGATGAATTATATGAACCCTTGGATAATATGCAAGGCGAAAAAGTGGCGAAAATTAAAGTGGGAATGTATGAGGCAAATCGTGACGGGATGATTACCGATATGTTGCTGGAAGCCATTCCAGATTTGCAATTGCGCCTTGATGCTAACCGCAATTGGACGCCGGCAAAAGCGCAAATGTTTGCTAAATACGTCAAACCGGAACACCGCGCCCGTATCCAATTTTTGGAAGAGCCTTGTAAAACGCCACAAGAAAGTTTGCAATTCGCCGAACAAACCGGTATTGCGATTGCATGGGATGAGACCGTACGTGACGCGGGATTTCAAGTGAAAAAACAACCGCACTTGGCGGCGATTGTGATCAAACCGACCCTCGTCGGCTCTTTGGACTATTGTGTGGAACTGATTCAACAAGCGCAGCAACAAGGGATAAAAGCGGTGATCAGTTCGTCGATTGAAAGC
This portion of the [Pasteurella] aerogenes genome encodes:
- a CDS encoding PRD domain-containing protein, coding for MSLQQRLLFLEQRHLIDTEVRHWVLLVRAHFVKKWQLNVHTKQMGMLFIHLAMALGRIRRGYCANALDDSIFCEMESAVFFPQVLARHQEILQLLPLEIPFSEQTHLIANLFSLALEQPQLLKTA
- the menB gene encoding naphthoate synthase yields the protein MQNPKDDVLYAPIEWHDCSEGYSDILYHKSADGIAKITINRPQVRNAFRPKTVQEMIRAFSDARFDEKIGVIVLTGQGEKAFCSGGDQKVRGDYGGYKDESGVHHLNVLDFQRDIRSCPKPVVAMVAGYAIGGGHVLHMLCDLTIAAENAIFGQTGPKVGSFDGGWGASYMARIVGQKKAREIWFLCRQYDAKEALEMGLVNTVVPYADLEKETVRWCREMLRNSPIALRCLKAALNADCDGQAGLQELAGNATMLFYMTEEGQEGRNAFNEKRAPDFSKFKRNP
- the menC gene encoding o-succinylbenzoate synthase, whose amino-acid sequence is MTIREYHLYQYSIPVDSQLILRNRFLKKREGLLVQIKCGEHEGWGEIAPLPEFSQETLSEARVQALDWLVRWDEARCHNQKLPLENLFPSVAFGLSCALAELKGKLNVQGNYQVAPLCYGDPDELYEPLDNMQGEKVAKIKVGMYEANRDGMITDMLLEAIPDLQLRLDANRNWTPAKAQMFAKYVKPEHRARIQFLEEPCKTPQESLQFAEQTGIAIAWDETVRDAGFQVKKQPHLAAIVIKPTLVGSLDYCVELIQQAQQQGIKAVISSSIESSLGLTQLARIAQQYTPNVTPGLDTLSLMDYQVLRAWPGSDLPLLDLHSEFIVKLTNS
- a CDS encoding bacterial surface antigen protein yields the protein MKLFANRKGDVFRPLCYLGLICMSVAAKAEYTVDLKVTGVRGEKAIENVDIYTSMIDKEEADGSERYQQLVRDAINKGLRVYGYYNAEINFTLQPRKNQKPLLVADVKAGKPALIEDTDIQILGEAKDDKAFDELNRKVAKKGDMMYHSVYDDYKSSLQKLATGRGYFDAEFNVSRLEVLPSTNQAWWRIVFDSKERYRFGKITFAHSQIREDYLQNIMQIKEGDYYLINELSKLTNSYSSSGWFSSVLLQPTLHEDQKTVDIEVITYPRKKNAMDVGIGYSTDVGPRFQFGWTKPWINSRGHSFRSHLYLSSPKQSIEATYKMPLLKNPLNYYYEFSAGAENEHDNSLDTDTTSATFAALRYWNRTTGWQNSLGLRVRYDSFTQGSISDKTLLVYPTASVSRTRMKGGLFATWGDSQRLTVDVGQRGLLSDVSFVKIQASSAWVRTFAENHRFLVRAELGWLHTSDIQRIPPALRFFAGGDRSVRGYGYKKISPKDENGKYIGASRLATGTLEYQYQVYPDWWLATFADSGLAAESYSTSELRYGAGIGIRWASPIGAIKFDIATPIRDKDDSKNIQFYIGLGSDL